Proteins from a genomic interval of Debaryomyces hansenii CBS767 chromosome E complete sequence:
- a CDS encoding DEHA2E15312p (similar to uniprot|P56508 Saccharomyces cerevisiae YDR525W-A SNA2 Protein of unknown function) — MHAKDWLLVLVGFFLPPVPVFIKRGISSADFWINILLCLLGFFPGLLHCYYIISYYPYSEGYATLGGDGHNHRSNDYGATVG, encoded by the coding sequence atgCACGCTAAAGATTGGTTACTTGTACTCGTTGGTTTTTTCCTTCCCCCCGTTCCAGTCTTCATCAAAAGAGGAATTTCCTCTGCAGACTTTTGGATTAATATCTTGCTCTGCTTGTTAGGATTCTTCCCTGGCTTACTCCATTGTTACTACATCATCCTGTACTATCCATACAGTGAAGGTTACGCCACTCTTGGAGGTGACGGACACAACCATAGGTCTAATGACTATGGTGCTACAGTAGGATAG
- a CDS encoding DEHA2E15202p (similar to uniprot|P53687 Saccharomyces cerevisiae YOR025w HST3 Member of the Sir2 family of NAD(+)-dependent protein deacetylases): MKTIDLSGEIPSNEQIKLSEVSKIIFKSRKAVVLTGAGISCNAGIPDFRSSDGLYNMVKSKFPKKIVKGQDLFDISIFRDEVTLSLFCTFMESLYSSSIDAKPTETHRFIKILKEKKKLLRCYTQNIDGLEDKMNLKMGINLSEFDCNGPFNKTWQDLDVVQLHGNINNLACTQCFHSFNWNVEYREQFSNGSNPECKNCYLKYQERLYSGKRLTGNIGMLRPNIVLYGENHPQSEILANGLNKDVNLKPDLFIIMGTSLKVDGIKRLVKTLAQSVHNRGGTVLFVNKTPISQAMWSNIIDYEILCDCDEFVKLLKYEIPDLFLTQEQLDSKKLNQNLVSPPLSKAQIKKEQNLKSQIKKTSTKVCVKKEPIRRVKKEPVKKESIRRVKKGPIKQTIKKDTSIPSHIKQENSQALESVQNSMCSQSKQHIKLESSISS, encoded by the coding sequence ATGAAAACGATAGATTTATCTGGGGAAATACCTAGTAATGAGCAAATTAAATTAAGTGAAGTCTCCAagataatttttaaatcaAGGAAAGCCGTGGTATTGACGGGAGCTGGGATATCATGCAATGCTGGGATTCCCGACTTTAGATCAAGCGATGGGTTGTACAATATGGTGAAAAGTAAGTTTCCTAAGAAAATAGTGAAGGGTCAGGACTTGTTCGATATATCGATTTTCAGAGATGAGGTGACACTTTCGTTGTTTTGTACTTTTATGGAGTCGTTGTACCTGTCCAGCATTGACGCCAAACCGACTGAAACGCATAGGTTTATtaagatattgaaagaaaaaaagaagTTGCTCCGTTGTTACACCCAGAATATTGATGGTTTGGAGGAtaagatgaatttgaaaatgggGATCAACTTGAGTGAATTTGATTGCAATGGACCGTTTAATAAGACGTGGCAAGACTTGGATGTGGTCCAGTTGCACGGAAATATCAACAACCTAGCATGTACCCAGTGTTTTCATAGTTTTAACTGGAACGTGGAATACAGAGAGCAATTCTCGAACGGGTCCAACCCGGAGTGTAAGAATTGctatttaaaatatcaagaGAGATTGTACCTGGGCAAGCGTTTGACAGGTAATATAGGCATGTTGAGGCCTAATATTGTATTGTATGGAGAAAACCACCCACAATCAGAAATATTAGCCAATGGGTTAAATAAGGATGTAAATTTAAAGCCGgatttgtttattattatggGTACATCCTTAAAAGTTGACGGGATTAAGAGATTGGTGAAGACTTTGGCACAATCGGTGCATAATAGAGGTGGAACGGTCCTTTTTGTGAACAAGACCCCCATATCACAAGCCATGTGGAGCAACATTATAGACTACGAAATTCTATGTGACTGTGATGAGTTtgtgaaattattgaagtatGAAATTCCGGATCTTTTCCTTACTCAAGAACAATTGGATtcgaagaaattaaatcaaaactTGGTTTCACCTCCATTATCCAAGGCCCAAATCAAGAAAGAACAGAACTTAAAGTCTCAAATTAAGAAAACGTCTACAAAAGTTTGTGTGAAGAAGGAGCCTATAAGGCGAGTTAAAAAAGAACCGGTGAAGAAGGAGTCTATACGGCGAGTTAAAAAGGGACCTATAAAGCAAACTATTAAGAAAGATACCTCCATACCGTCACATATAAAGCAAGAAAACTCACAAGCATTGGAATCCGTACAAAATTCAATGTGTCTGCAAAGTAAACAACATATCAAACTAGAGAGCTCTATATCTAGCTAA
- a CDS encoding DEHA2E15246p (weakly similar to uniprot|P40993 Saccharomyces cerevisiae YDR478w SNM1 Subunit of RNase MRP which cleaves pre-rRNA) yields the protein MDKLTNNQITSIHLQNLSHSVPLNPLAKVYKDTFREFTQDKCINLPANYMEDIFCDKCESIYIPGITVSIRIIYNRKKTNAVSRRRLLRYTCLECDHKSDRVLEMPTSKQSTPIPNIGSDTGGRNKTTKPEEFKATWPKADTSKSKQRLKKRKQNNLSNLLALKKKEKENESKQFNSLSLMEFMNK from the coding sequence ATGGACAAATTAACaaacaatcaaataacTTCGATTCACCTACAAAATTTGAGTCATTCGGTACCTCTAAACCCGTTGGCTAAGGTATACAAGGATACGTTTCGAGAGTTTACTCAAGATAAATGTATTAATTTGCCGGCGAATTATATGGAAGATATCTTCTGCGATAAGTGCGAGAGCATTTATATCCCAGGAATCACTGTATCTATAAGGATAATCTATAAcagaaagaaaacaaaCGCTGTAAGTAGACGTAGATTGTTAAGATATACCTGTCTTGAATGTGACCATAAGTCAGATCGTGTATTGGAGATGCCTACGTCAAAGCAGTCTACTCCGATACCGAATATCGGTTCTGATACAGGAGGAAGGAATAAAACTACAAAACCTGAAGAATTCAAGGCTACATGGCCGAAGGCCGACACCTCAAAGTCTAAGCAAAGACTAAAGAAGCGGAAGCAGAATAATTTATCGAATTTGTTAgcattaaagaaaaaggagaaagaaaatgaatctaAGCAGTTTAACTCGCTAAGCTTAATGgaatttatgaataaatGA
- a CDS encoding DEHA2E15268p (weakly similar to uniprot|P34228 Saccharomyces cerevisiae YBL066c SEF1 Putative transcription factor): MYVQQRKRLKLITPSNIPGKVLRTCVRCRQHKTKCDASITDPLPCSHCFKKNINCTLDIITKDPNRSNDMVNKLSVDVRSLKKSLDTLINRKFKMINMLVEKGVLNVGKSTSMTPPISKIEACLNSPVETPMPLTPESPKLGTSYTINSHLSTKAFSISREEAAESFHNYHLHFNKYLPIFPEEFFDTINIDRFYEQNDLLFWSIILKSYLNQPETTKYMHLCNHIKSLVVAKCWFNTPRSVYILSSLLILTTWPLPSEKYSNNGDSISIKYLSLMKNISLQLGLHRSQFIDEFSHKTEINVSNELKLNNLIRDRIYKFININSNYCLIYAGLSHLNYNGFQQDFIINKANQDLFNNNIDNEEDKYINSLLKISLVQLKLNENMNDILNDKKMYAHANSDKLINLNMFEIILNDFNKDTSPLLSNNLIKLSVEFSKLQLFVYSFSRMDISIVEYRNCILKAIKSCYLILDLFSKEFVDLRNFNQLPVHYKFIIELTTLIMLRIHSCPLLNKLEDYQVLKRNFQKAYGILSLNNNKAWLSLNGRLRKIIEKYDTLFKEKPQAILNTSDSFFLISKMQNYLVSSLNYEMVWYIYQDSKSEDNSEDGDTENEINWLRFGLDEKNVNSKEIIDYLSNECSIYK; the protein is encoded by the coding sequence ATGTATGTGCAACAAAGAAAGCGTTTAAAGCTTATTACACCGTCTAATATACCTGGTAAGGTACTCAGAACTTGTGTACGATGCAGACAGCACAAGACTAAATGTGATGCTTCAATAACTGACCCGTTACCATGTTCACATTGTTTtaagaagaatataaacTGTACATTAGATATAATAACCAAGGATCCGAATAGGTCAAATGACATGGTGAATAAATTGAGTGTTGATGTTAGATCTTTAAAGAAAAGTTTAGACACGTTAATCAACAGAAAGTTCAAGATGATAAACATGCTTGTTGAGAAAGGTGTGTTGAATGTTGGAAAGCTGACAAGTATGACGCCTCCTATTTCTAAGATCGAGGCATGTCTTAACTCTCCTGTGGAAACCCCGATGCCTTTGACTCCAGAATCACCTAAGTTAGGCACCTCATACACTATCAATAGCCATCTCAGCACCAAAGCATTTTCTATTTCACGAGAGGAAGCCGCTGAAAGCTTCCACAACTATCATTTgcatttcaataaatatttgcCGATATTTCCCGAAGAGTTCTTCGATActataaatatagataGATTTTACGAACAGAATGACTTATTATTTTGGAGTATCATACTCAAGTCATATTTGAACCAGCCTGAAACAACCAAATACATGCATTTATGTAATCACATCAAGTCATTAGTGGTTGCAAAATGTTGGTTTAATACCCCAAGATCGGTATATATACTATcgtcattattaattttaactACATGGCCTTTACCCTCGGAAAAATATCTGAATAATGGAGATAGCATATCGATTAAATACCTTTCGTTAATGAAAAACATATCATTACAGTTAGGTTTACACAGATCACAGTTTATTGATGAGTTCAGTCATAAAACAGAAATTAATGTATCtaatgaattgaagttgaacaatttaatAAGAGATAGGATTtacaaattcattaatattaactcaaattattgtttaATTTACGCTGGTTTGTCGCATCTTAATTACAATGGTTTTCAACAagatttcattattaataaagcaaatcaagatttatttaacaataatattgataatgagGAAgacaaatatatcaattcattattaaaaatttctttagtgcaattaaaattgaatgagAATATGAATGATATCCTTAACGACAAGAAAATGTACGCACATGCAAATTCTGATAagctaataaatttgaatatgtttgaaataatattgaatgaCTTCAATAAAGATACTAGTCCACTATTGTCGAACAATCTTATAAAATTATCTGTTGAATTTCTGAAATTACAGTTATTTGTTTATTCTTTTAGTCGTATGGATATTTCCATTGTTGAATATCGCAATTGCATTTTGAAGGCTATCAAATCATGTTACCTTATTTTAGATTTGTTTTCGAAAGAGTTTGTAGATTTAAGGAATTTCAATCAGCTCCCAGTGCATtacaaattcattattgaattaacaACGTTAATAATGTTGAGAATTCATTCATGCCCCTTATTGAATAAGCTTGAAGATTATCAAGTCTTAAagagaaattttcaaaaggCATACGGAATACTATCCctcaataataataaggCTTGGTTAAGTTTGAATGGTAGATTACGAAAAATCATCGAAAAGTACGATACTCTTTTTAAAGAGAAGCCACAGGCTATTTTAAATACATCTGattctttttttcttattagcaagatgcaaaattatttggtttCAAGTTTAAACTATGAAATGGTATGGTACATATATCAGGATTCGAAGAGCGAAGACAATTCGGAAGACGGCGACACGGAAAATGAGATTAATTGGTTAAGGTTTGGGTTGGATGAGAAGAATGTTAATTCTAAAGAAATCATAGATTATCTCTCGAATGAATGttcaatatataaataa
- a CDS encoding DEHA2E15180p (similar to uniprot|P06782 Saccharomyces cerevisiae YDR477W SNF1 AMP-activated serine/threonine protein kinase) produces the protein MSEQQGSDNRHHHHHHHHNNHHGDHSGQHDGHNNKVHQPQPIDPKANPANRIGKYQVLKTLGEGSFGKVKLAQHTTTGQKVALKIINRKTLAKSDMQGRVEREISYLRLLRHPHIIKLYDVIKSKDEIIMVIEYAGKELFDYIVQRGKMPEDEARRFFQQIIAAVEYCHRHKIVHRDLKPENLLLDEQLNVKIADFGLSNIMTDGNFLKTSCGSPNYAAPEVISGKLYAGPEVDVWSSGVILYVMLCGRLPFDDEFIPALFKKISNGVYTLPNYLSQGAKDILTRMLVVNPLNRITIHEIIEDEWFKQNIEEYLLPPDLSKTKHKKIEVDEDVITALQSTMGYDRDEIVNVINKCNQHNAPQQQSNEIIDAYLLMRENRTLVKDLKNSKSNNMDTFLSQSPPPSWTNNANNNSNMNINVNHSTKAPGVQQSLTYQTLAAVPDLSTLPNSTIAILPSSLPSIHRAYMMESNMDTQSKIAPVSHKKSKTRWHFGIRSRSYPLDVMGEIYRALKNLGAEWSKPTEEELWTIRVRWKYGPCILPNEKSQEEQQKDIPDMMKMQIQLFQLEPNNYLVDFKFDGWENSSNKDVSIKQDVDEMSSFSAYPFLHLATRLIMELAVNSQTN, from the coding sequence ATGTCAGAGCAACAAGGAAGTGATAATCGCCACCACCATCACCATCATCACCATAACAATCATCATGGTGACCATAGTGGACAACACGATGGCCACAACAATAAGGTACATCAACCCCAACCAATAGATCCAAAGGCTAACCCAGCAAACAGAATAGGGAAATATCAAGTCCTTAAGACGTTAGGAGAAGGGTCATTTGGTAAAGTTAAATTAGCGCAACACACAACCACAGGACAGAAGGTTGCATTGAAGATCATTAATCGTAAAACGTTAGCTAAATCCGATATGCAAGGTAGAGTTGAACGAGaaatttcatatttgaGATTGTTAAGACATCCACATATAATCAAGTTATACGATGTGATTAAGTCGAAGGATGAGATTATTATGGTTATTGAGTATGCGGGTAAGGAATTGTTCGACTATATTGTGCAGAGGGGTAAGATGCCAGAAGATGAGGCCAGAAGGTTCTTCCAACAGATTATAGCTGCAGTGGAATACTGTCACAGACACAAAATTGTTCATAGAGATTTAAAGCCGGAAAACTTATTATTGGATGAACAATTGAACGTCAAGATTGCCGATTTTGGGTTGTCTAACATTATGACAGATGGTAACTTCTTGAAAACGAGTTGTGGGTCGCCCAATTACGCCGCTCCCGAAGTTATAAGTGGTAAATTATACGCTGGTCCAGAAGTTGATGTTTGGTCGTCGGGGGTTATTTTATACGTCATGTTGTGTGGGAGGTTACCGTTCGATGACGAGTTCATTCCTGCGTTGTTCAAAAAGATTAGCAATGGTGTTTACACATTGCCTAATTACCTATCCCAAGGAGCTAAAGATATATTAACGAGGATGTTGGTCGTCAACCCATTAAACAGAATTACTATACACGagattattgaagatgaatgGTTCAAACAAAACATCGAGGAATACTTATTACCTCCAGATTTATCGAAGACAAAGCACAAGAAAATCGAGGTCGACGAGGACGTTATTACTGCTTTGCAGTCGACTATGGGTTATGACAGAGATGAAATTGTTAATGttatcaataaatgtaACCAACATAACGCACCACAACAACAATCAAACGAAATAATTGATGCTTACTTGTTAATGAGAGAAAATCGTACATTGGTGAAGGACTTGAAGAATTCCAAACTGAATAATATGGACACTTTCTTATCTCAATCGCCGCCGCCTTCGTGGACCAACAATGCCAATAATAACAGCAACATGAATATAAACGTCAACCACTCCACCAAGGCGCCTGGTGTGCAACAATCATTAACATATCAAACGTTAGCTGCAGTGCCAGATTTATCTACGTTACCTAACTCTACCATTGCCATTTTACCTTCTTCGTTGCCGTCAATCCACAGAGCGTACATGATGGAATCCAACATGGACACCCAGCTGAAAATAGCGCCCGTGTCACACAAAAAGCTGAAAACAAGGTGGCATTTCGGTATAAGATCTAGATCTTATCCGTTGGATGTTATGGGTGAAATCTACAGAGCCTTGAAGAACTTGGGTGCAGAGTGGTCTAAACCAACCGAGGAAGAGTTATGGACCATCAGAGTCAGATGGAAGTACGGCCCATGTATCTTACCCAATGAGAAAAGCCAAGAAGAGCAACAGAAGGACATTCCCGACATGATGAAAATGCAAATCCAATTATTCCAATTGGAGCCAAACAATTATTTGGTGGACTTCAAGTTCGATGGGTGGGAGAACTCTTCTAATAAGGACGTATCTATAAAACAAGACGTGGATGAAATGTCTTCGTTCTCGGCTTATCCGTTCTTGCATTTAGCTACTAGGCTAATCATGGAATTAGCTGTTAATAGTCAAACTAATTAA
- a CDS encoding DEHA2E15224p (weakly similar to uniprot|Q03370 Saccharomyces cerevisiae YDR479C PEX29 Peroxisomal integral membrane protein involved in regulation of peroxisome size and number) produces the protein MDQVSNFFENILTVEANEKESDAKGKTTQNELKQSKLMSDKSKRKSESDFAFWTHKKEGNDEQKSTNTLLTDKLMEKIISMVIPMNVKDQGALNERLEMQKTRPPLSVNLISKNSILLNSRLSVPFETIDGVIKFFNWDNSSFTVGILLVITHIILNPYLILVLPLLLILINIMVPHYLVLHPTDRSVLNSMYFQRNPVPDDGPALRESEIPKPVPEFSNEFILNLTDLQNHMLLYVVTYDLILWGTKEFLFYKDENISSVVFLGLLILGLHNLFVLPKVVPILFWYLPIRFMLVISIWAVAILFHPVVRNRLLNWMYNEETRLYFVNLDNQIEEFLLDLIVKVDDEQVKIETKQVEIFELQRYDKTSKIWELNGFTNDFYTINSPMRKLKQEYLKGKNNDKNDDEEDGEKSENVDINTVPHINAIKPPIDWEFNEESWKLDLNVNDWVNSNLLADLVMIDTDEKWVYDLESLTTPEFFRRRRWVRSCKRQSSIKDINQSNSGSVYSDYLL, from the coding sequence ATGGATCAAGTATCTAACTTTTTCGAGAACATACTAACAGTGGAAGCCAATGAGAAGGAGTCTGATGCTAAAGGAAAGACTACACAGAATGAATTAAAGCAATCTAAGCTCATGTCAGATAAACTGAAGCGTAAGTCGGAAAGTGATTTTGCATTCTGGACTCATAAGAAGGAAGGAAATGACGAACAAAAGTCTACTAATACCTTGCTTACTGATAAGCTAATGGAAAAGATCATCTCTATGGTCATTCCAATGAATGTTAAAGATCAGGGTGCATTAAATGAGAGATTGGAAATGCAGAAGACTCGACCTCCGTTATCTGTAAACTTAATATCGAAAAattctattttattgaaCCTGAGGTTGTCTGTTCCGTTTGAAACCATCGATGGtgtaattaaatttttcaattggGATAATCTGTCGTTCACAGTGGGTATACTATTGGTAATAACCCATATAATTCTAAATCCATACTTAATACTCGTTTTGCCATTGTTGCTAATTTTAATCAATATAATGGTCCCCCACTATCTAGTGCTTCATCCAACGGATAGGTCCGTGCTAAATTCGATGTATTTTCAGCGAAACCCTGTACCTGATGATGGGCCTGCTTTACGTGAGTCTGAAATACCGAAGCCAGTACCCGAATTTTCAAACgaatttattttgaactTGACTGACTTGCAGAATCATATGCTTCTTTACGTAGTAACTTATGATCTTATACTATGGGGAACtaaagaatttttattttacaAGGACGAAAATATTAGTTCAGTGGTATTTTTGggtttattaattttgggTTTACATAATTTATTTGTCCTACCAAAGGTTGTGCCTATTTTGTTCTGGTATTTGCCTATTAGATTTATGCTCGTTATCTCCATTTGGGCTGTTGCGATATTGTTTCATCCTGTTGTAAGAAATAGACTATTGAACTGGATGTATAATGAGGAAACTCGATTATATTTTGTTAACTTGGACAACCAGATAGAAGAATTTCTATTAGATTTGATTGTGAAAGTGGATGACGAACAAGTCAAAATTGAAACGAAACAAGTAGAAATCTTCGAACTTCAAAGATATGATAAAACTAGTAAAATTTGGGAATTAAACGGATTTACTAATGATTTCTATACTATAAATAGTCCTATGCGAAAACTAAAGCAAGAGTATTTGAAGGgtaaaaataatgataaaaatgatgacgaagaagatggTGAAAAATCTGAAAATGTTGATATCAATACAGTACCACATATTAATGCCATAAAGCCGCCGATAGATTGGGAATTCAATGAAGAGTCCTGGAAATTAGATTTGAATGTCAATGATTGGGTTAATTCCAATTTACTCGCAGATCTTGTCATGATTGACACCGATGAGAAGTGGGTTTACGATCTAGAATCGTTGACCACCCCTGAATTCTTCAGAAGAAGACGTTGGGTTAGAAGTTGTAAAAGACAAAGTTCGATCAAAGACATAAACCAAAGCAATTCGGGTTCGGTATATAGCGATTATCTATTATAG
- a CDS encoding DEHA2E15290p (some similarities with uniprot|P25574 Saccharomyces cerevisiae YCL045C Hypothetical ORF) — translation MRLIQNIGLLSLLSSLAFAVLFEDAFVKDWIKHSYGEIQRYELLSDKELIGLTNENEILNMDLRNGGSLNWKAALHEFGNINQYFLSKNRKLVYAYSTSDKRIYLIDSKTGILQETLFSETVPLKLVEFFGVGVLAVGTDGSLTFLGNDGVVKPISTDAKIRDIRVSQADGTLYVITDDLSLISITRSLDVLPTSKPFKKYISHINEVKTFQDNIIVTEDNKILSIDDDGVREVNSTLKPKQHIRVLSLELAYSIDSKVIHFHSITDGKFEALVDYSFEDQISEVDFMNYASSEFVLLATESNVILLDVSGLSLGGDINAIQKYQFQFNSSIQTGQNYITYDKGSNLQLISSRLVDFKVDVAIYAASTESVTHLSFDLNRFNPTSSKYLMIDRPQSEGEINKVHHLIHDSDDYHFFISRWLAILRRHLSQLGRLIISKITRSSTSHDEYAPEDTFGFGKLIIFMDEQQGYVIAIDSVEGSVAWKCKVEVKEQNMIDFVDRPATNEVVLILKHSLLSLDIRNGKITNTKTFKEEISKSFSLRLENDEEVIALKLANSHKLQLFKDSEVSIKTDQYLIDQTDDSLQGFKINDKDIIPTWKFEKPDEKVLLVKTKPMHTKTSSIGITLSDKSVLYKYLNPNLISIITEGSETKIIRYYLIDSVSGSVLYTHEHSENEIVDSDSIQLCMDDNWIVYTFFIKSPKLEQRVIVFDLFDTMEKSVNKNLVSALESNTTINSISKKSFIFPERIVSLASTQTKFGITLKSMLFLTESGSLIEVPKFILNSRRIANRALTGKDFQDDFRMMPYEPVIPKNNFQVLNHKHQLLLDSNTDQILMKPTELESTSVVCFVNKFNIFCNVIQPSLSYDLLSENFDRIKLILTILALLAAYLITKPFVFSRRLNAHWIDR, via the coding sequence ATGCGTTTGATCCAGAATATAGGGCTTTTATCATTGTTATCATCTCTAGCTTTTGCTGTGCTATTTGAAGATGCATTCGTCAAGGACTGGATTAAGCATTCTTATGGAGAAATACAGCGGTACGAACTCTTGTCAGACAAAGAGCTTATAGGATTAACAAATGagaatgaaatattgaatatggATCTCAGGAATGGTGGTTCGTTGAATTGGAAAGCAGCTTTGCATGAGTTTGGTAATATAAACCAATACTTTTTATCGAAAAATAGGAAATTGGTATATGCGTATTCCACCAGCGACAAGCGCATTTACTTGATTGATTCCAAAACGGGCATTTTACAGGAAACCCTTTTCAGTGAAACTGTGCCATTGAAATTGGTTGAATTTTTCGGTGTAGGAGTTTTAGCAGTGGGTACGGACGGGCTGTTGACATTTTTAGGGAACGATGGAGTGGTAAAGCCAATTAGTACCGATGCCAAAATTAGGGATATCAGGGTTTCGCAGGCAGATGGCACACTTTATGTGATAACGGATGATTTGCTGCTAATTTCAATTACGAGATCGTTGGATGTGTTACCTACGTCTAAACCATTTAAGAAGTACATTTCTCACATTAACGAAGTAAAGACATTTCaagataatattattgtGACGGAAGACAACAAGATATTATCTATTGACGATGATGGTGTGAGGGAGGTCAATAGTACTTTGAAACCAAAACAACATATTCGAGTATTGAGTCTTGAATTGGCTTATTCCATTGATTCTAAAGTAATTCATTTCCACTCCATTACGGACGGAAAATTTGAAGCTCTCGTGGATTATTCATTTGAAGACCAAATTTCTGAAGTTGATTTTATGAACTATGCGTCTTCCGAATTTGTACTTCTTGCCACTGAATCCAATGTTATTCTCCTTGACGTATCTGGATTATCACTTGGTGGCGACATTAATGCTATTCAGAAGTATCAGTTTCAATTTAATAGCTCGATTCAAACTGGACAGAATTATATCACATACGACAAGGGATCTAATTTGCAGTTAATTTCCAGCCGTCTAGTCGATTTTAAGGTCGATGTTGCTATTTATGCGGCAAGCACCGAATCTGTCACACACTTATCATTCGATTTGAATAGATTTAATCCAACTTCGTCAAAGTATTTGATGATCGATAGACCGCAATCAGAAGGTGAGATAAACAAGGTACACCATTTGATCCATGATTCTGATGACTAccattttttcatttcccGTTGGCTTGCGATACTTAGGAGGCATTTGTCTCAATTGGGTAGgttaattatttcaaaaattacaAGGTCATCTACTTCTCATGATGAATATGCACCTGAGGATACATTTGGGTTTGGCAAGCTCATTATTTTTATGGACGAGCAGCAGGGATACGTTATTGCGATTGATTCTGTAGAGGGTTCTGTTGCATGGAAATGCAAAGTCGAAGTTAAGGAACAGAACATGATAGATTTTGTCGATAGGCCTGCAACGAATGAAGTTGTTCTTATCTTAAAACATTCATTGTTATCACTCGATATTAGGAATGGAAAAATCACAAATACAAAAACctttaaagaagaaatactGAAAAGTTTCTCATTAAGATTAGAAAACGACGAAGAAGTTATTGCTTTGAAGCTTGCTAACAGTCATAAATTacaattattcaaagataGTGAAGTTAGTATTAAAACagatcaatatttgatcGATCAAACTGATGATTCCTTACAGggttttaaaattaatgacAAAGATATAATTCCAACAtggaaatttgaaaaaccGGATGAGAAAGTACTTTTAGTAAAGACCAAACCAATGCATACCAAGACTTCATCGATCGGCATAACTCTATCAGACAAGTCTGtcttatataaatacttGAATCCAAATTTGATTTCCATCATTACGGAGGGCTCGGAGACAAAAATAATACGctattatttaattgatagTGTCAGTGGAAGCGTGTTGTATACTCACGAACACAGTGagaatgaaattgttgattctgATTCCATTCAATTATGCATGGATGATAACTGGATCGTATACACATTTTTTATTAAGTCTCCAAAACTAGAACAAAGGGTTATtgtatttgatttgtttgATACTATGGAAAAATCAGTAAATAAAAACCTCGTTTCTGCACTTGAGAGTAATACAACAATCAATtctatttcaaaaaaatccTTCATTTTCCCTGAGAGAATAGTATCCCTTGCTTCTACCCAAACAAAATTTGGTATTACATTAAAATCTATGTTGTTCTTAACAGAATCAGGAAGTTTAATTGAAGTTCCgaaatttattttaaaCAGTAGAAGAATAGCTAACCGGGCATTAACTGGTAAGGACTTTCAAGATGACTTTAGAATGATGCCATACGAACCGGTGATTCCtaagaataattttcaGGTATTGAATCATAAGCATCAATTACTCTTAGATTCCAACACtgatcaaatattaatgaagcCTACTGAATTAGAATCAACTTCGGTTGTGTGTTTCGTTAATAAGTTCAACATTTTCTGCAATGTAATTCAACCTTCATTATCttatgatttattgagtgaaaattttgatagaaTTAAATTGATCTTAACTATCTTAGCCTTACTAGCCGCGTACTTAATTACAAAGCCATTTGTCTTTTCCAGAAGATTAAATGCCCATTGGATAGATCGAtaa